From the Euphorbia lathyris chromosome 6, ddEupLath1.1, whole genome shotgun sequence genome, one window contains:
- the LOC136232060 gene encoding cadmium-induced protein AS8, whose translation MIIKGLFRRYERWNPVHPTSGAFWGMGLGIGCGVGWGPGFGPEVVGYVGAGCGVGFSVGITFAGLGIGLPANYVFQLPYNGIVATRRHALAFIRSSGIGSEKDATWYDWNNVAPGISELQRETSRRLSSFKGVDLRDMQSNLCVHTKSISEDFRTFCCHLLHPRKGPKD comes from the exons ATGATTATAAAAGGGTTGTTCAGGAGATATGAAAGATGGAATCCTGTACATCCTACATCCGGAGCATTTTGGGGGATGGGGCTAGGCATTGGCTGTGGTGTTGGATGGGGTCCTGGCTTTGGTCCTGAAGTTGTTGGCTATGTTGGTGCTGGCTGTGGTGTTGGTTTTAGTGTCGGCATTACTTTTGCTGGTCTTGGCATTGGTCTTCCTGCTAATTATGTCTTTCAACTTCCTTATAATG GTATTGTGGCAACAAGACGTCATGCATTGGCTTTTATCAGATCTAGTGGTATAGGTTCTGAAAAAGATGCTACTTGGTATGACTGGAATAATGTTGCACCTGGCATCTCTGAATTGCAAAGAGAAACCAGCAGAAGATTATCTAGCTTTAAAGGGGTTGACTTGCGTGATATGCAGAGCAATTTGTGTGTCCATACCAAATCAATTTCTGAAGATTTTAGGACATTTTGTTGTCACTTGTTGCACCCTCGCAAAG GTCCAAAAGATTAG